The segment ATTTTTCCCTCTTCTTTTAATTTTTTTATATATTTTGCTTTTCCTATAGGGTCAACATTTGCTACAAAATTATCTATACCAACTTTAGATGCAACTTTTTTTGCAACATCTTCATTATCCCCTGTTAACATAACTACATTAATATCATTAGCCTTTGCATAAGAGATTAATTCTTTTGCATCCTCTTTAATCTCATCAGCTAACTCAAAAGTAGCAATAACTCTTCTATTGATTGCAAAAATATAAACAGAGTTTGAACTATCAAATTTATAGTTAATTTTATTATCCTTTAGAAGTTCAATATTTCCACCTAATAAATGGAAAGTTTTACCTTCTACATTTTCATATTTTCCAATCATCCCTTTTGCTTGAATATTTTTAACACCATAAATATTTTTCAATTGTAAATTATCATATTTTGCTTCCAAATATTTTTTTACAGATTTAGAGATTGGGTGATTTGATGCTTCAAGTAATGAATATAAAAGATTTAATTTATGGATATTCTCATCTTTTATTTTTGCTCTTTTTACTTTTAATTCACCCTTTGTAATAGTTCCTGTTTTATCTAATACAAGAGTATCTGCTTTGGCTAATGTTTCTATAAACTTTGCTTCTTTAAAAAGTAAACCTTTTTTGGCAAGTTCTGAAATACCAATTAAACTAGCAATTGGGGTTGCCAACGCTAAAGCACAAGGACAAGCTATAACAATAACTGAAATTGCAACAATAAAAGACTTTTCAAAATGATTAGTGCCCTCATAATCAAAACCTAAATCAATTCCAAAGAAATACCAAACTAAAAAAGTTAAAAGTGATAAAGTTAAGATTGATACTGTAAAGCCCTTTGACACTTCATTTGCTTTATATTCAATCTCTGGTTTTGAACTTAATGATTCTTCAAGTAAGGTAACAATAGAACTTAGTGTTGAATCTTTGTATGTTTTTGTTGCTTCATATCTAATAAGTGAATCATTATTGATAGTTCCACTAAAAATATTATCTCCCATTTTTTTAAATACAGGAATTGATTCACCAGTTAAACTTGACTCATCAAAACTTCCTTCTCCTGAAGTTATTACACCATCAATACAAACTTTCTCACCACTTCTAATCTCAATAGTATCACCAACTTTGATATTATTTAAAGCAACCGTTTTTTTAACTCCATCTTCTACAATAGTTGCTTCTAAAGGGATTGAACTTTTGATTTTATCTAATGTATCTACAGCACTTTTTTTACCAATAACTTCAAGATATTTTCCAACTAAAACAAAGGTGATTATCATAACTACAGAATCAAAATAACTTTCACCCTTTGCCCCAAACATCACAAATAAAGAGTATATATAGGTTAAAGAGGCTCCTGAACTAACCAAAAAGTCCATATTTAAGATTTTGTTTTTTAATCCAAAATAGGCGCCTCTAAAAAAAATCCATCCAGAATAAAATAAAACAGGTGTTGCTAAAATAAACTCTGCAATATGTATATAATTTCTAATTTGCTCATCAATACCTGTAAAAAAACCTGTATATTTTGCAACTGCAAGCATCATAATATTCATACTTGCAAAAACTGCAACCATCATTCTAATAAAGTATTCTCTTTTAGATTTTACAGCTTGTTCATCAGCTACACTAGCATCATAAGCATAAGCGTTGTATCCTATGCTTCTAATTTTTAAAATTATATCAGATAAATTTATTTTTTCATTATCCCAAATAATTTTTGCTTTGTTGTTTGTAAAGTTAATATCTGCGCTTATTATTCCTGGTGTTTCATATAAAACTTTTTCATTTAACCAAACACATGCAGCACAATGAATTCCTTCAATAATTAAATCAATTTGTTTAAATCCATTATTAGTTTCTGTAATAAATGTATCTTCAAAACTTTTTGTATCAAATCTTTGAACATCATCGTTTATTTCAATTGGAGGGGAGATTGTTTTGTTCCCTAACTTATCATAAAACGATTCAAGTCCATCATCTTTTAAAAGATGATAAACACCCTGGCAACCTTTACAACAAAAGTTTAAGTCTCCCTCTTTAATCATTACACCATCATCAAATGATAAATGACAGTGATTACATTGAACTTTACCCACTAATTTTCCTAAATAATTTTAAAATAACTAATATTTGATAATTTAATATATATCTAATTGATAGTATAATATTATATCCTAATAAGTTTGGAGTAACTCTTAATGATTAACAATGTGTCAATACTAAAAAATATTACAATACTATATGCTGAAGATGAAGTAGCATTAAGAGAGATTACCTTAAATATCCTTCGAGGTTTTACAAAGAAACAATTTGTAGCTGAAAATGGTGCGCAAGGTCTTGATCTTTTTAAACAAAACGAATCTGAAATCGACCTAATAATCACAGATGTAAATATGCCAATAATGAATGGTCTAGAGATGATTAGAGAGATAAAAAAAATAAATCCTCATATTCCAATTATTGTTGCAACAGCATTTTCTAATACAGAATACCTACTTGAGGCTATTGATATTGGTGTAGATAAATATGTACTAAAACCAATAGATATGAAAAAACTTTTACAACTTATGAGTCAATCTTTACTTTACCATGAATTAAAAGATTTATATACAGATAATTTAACACATCTTCCAAATAGAAATAAACTAAAAAAAGATTTAGAAAACTCTAGTGAAGATTTAATGGCAATTATAAATATTGATAAATTTTCAACTATTAATGACCTTTTTGGGGAACACAATGGAGATAAGGTTTTAATTGAGTTTGCAGATGCTTTAAAAGAATATTTTTCAAATCAAGAATTTATAATATATAGAATCGAAGCAGACAAATTTGCAGTTATTTCAAAAAGTTTTGATAGAGATGTTAATAACTTTTATGATTTGTGTAAAAACTTTGAAGAGTTTATAGAACAAGAACCTGTTTATATTGATGAGCATGAGATTGATTTAAATATAACAATTGGTATTGCAAAAAGTGATGCTAATAATGCCTATAAATATGCTCAAAGGGTTGTAACCTATGCTAGAAAGAAATTTGAGCCAATTTTAATTTATAATGACTCTTTTAATATTCAAGAATCTTTTGAAGAGAATATTAAATGGATTAAAAAAATCAAAAATGGTGTAAAAAATGGTGATTTTAAAGGGTATTTCCAACCAATTGTAGATACTAAAACAAAAGAGATTTATAAAT is part of the Arcobacter arenosus genome and harbors:
- a CDS encoding heavy metal translocating P-type ATPase, with protein sequence MGKVQCNHCHLSFDDGVMIKEGDLNFCCKGCQGVYHLLKDDGLESFYDKLGNKTISPPIEINDDVQRFDTKSFEDTFITETNNGFKQIDLIIEGIHCAACVWLNEKVLYETPGIISADINFTNNKAKIIWDNEKINLSDIILKIRSIGYNAYAYDASVADEQAVKSKREYFIRMMVAVFASMNIMMLAVAKYTGFFTGIDEQIRNYIHIAEFILATPVLFYSGWIFFRGAYFGLKNKILNMDFLVSSGASLTYIYSLFVMFGAKGESYFDSVVMIITFVLVGKYLEVIGKKSAVDTLDKIKSSIPLEATIVEDGVKKTVALNNIKVGDTIEIRSGEKVCIDGVITSGEGSFDESSLTGESIPVFKKMGDNIFSGTINNDSLIRYEATKTYKDSTLSSIVTLLEESLSSKPEIEYKANEVSKGFTVSILTLSLLTFLVWYFFGIDLGFDYEGTNHFEKSFIVAISVIVIACPCALALATPIASLIGISELAKKGLLFKEAKFIETLAKADTLVLDKTGTITKGELKVKRAKIKDENIHKLNLLYSLLEASNHPISKSVKKYLEAKYDNLQLKNIYGVKNIQAKGMIGKYENVEGKTFHLLGGNIELLKDNKINYKFDSSNSVYIFAINRRVIATFELADEIKEDAKELISYAKANDINVVMLTGDNEDVAKKVASKVGIDNFVANVDPIGKAKYIKKLKEEGKIVIMAGDGINDSVALASSDISVAMGNSADITISVSDVVLLNNSLQSLKEAFEISKRTFKFIKQNLLLSLVYNMITIPLAMAGFVIPLVAAASMSLSSLLVVANSMRIKMKK
- a CDS encoding EAL domain-containing protein, coding for MINNVSILKNITILYAEDEVALREITLNILRGFTKKQFVAENGAQGLDLFKQNESEIDLIITDVNMPIMNGLEMIREIKKINPHIPIIVATAFSNTEYLLEAIDIGVDKYVLKPIDMKKLLQLMSQSLLYHELKDLYTDNLTHLPNRNKLKKDLENSSEDLMAIINIDKFSTINDLFGEHNGDKVLIEFADALKEYFSNQEFIIYRIEADKFAVISKSFDRDVNNFYDLCKNFEEFIEQEPVYIDEHEIDLNITIGIAKSDANNAYKYAQRVVTYARKKFEPILIYNDSFNIQESFEENIKWIKKIKNGVKNGDFKGYFQPIVDTKTKEIYKYEALVRYIEEDGTVVSPYTFLNIAKKAKLYPHIIRIMLDEAFNLIKTKNKRVAVNISFEDIASAVTMEHINKVLKENAEYTNLLEFEILESEEISNFEEVFKFINTVNEFGCKVGVDDFGAGYSNFNMLVNLNISYVKIDGSLIRSIDKSENQKIIVKTIDEFAKKFGFKTVAEFVSSEEIYEVIKEIGVDFSQGYYFDAPLSYDQIK